Proteins encoded in a region of the Drosophila busckii strain San Diego stock center, stock number 13000-0081.31 chromosome 2L, ASM1175060v1, whole genome shotgun sequence genome:
- the LOC108608543 gene encoding ralBP1-associated Eps domain-containing protein 2 isoform X3, whose translation MEEVTLTEPETRFYNELFQCCDVEKTGKVPMLKATELFRSADIANETVIEITALAGIPLTALHISRAQFYSCLKLIAAHQAAVPLRQELIVATVPLPLPHFSWKEAATAAISNSENGIGVLPPPPPTDRRNSLRRNSQQQQQQQQQQEQLQDTSDVPSTDSEVDQNESSCGGDFDERTGADVVFAGSSSSRETRRRGTGGSPEAWSTNSDSPTPTNSVAERPWAQDTLWQGLLGDEHRQLLGTEEESSDRHSSDDDDNDHENELVTLYQITPEQRDYYYKQFRAVQRDPHGLLSGQAARVFFEKSRIPVEELRHIWQLCDVSRDGALSLSEFTAAMHLVVLRRNNIPLPSSLPHCLHPNVLANTTTTSSSSSSSNMAHIPQEPPEADLLHLNDDDEDEHTDNTIISSTQAKPQPDKNIMNLSQISTTSQASNSSARREVVNTSPAHKHRSTSNSPNAEQAITSTTGAAAAAATIAAPSATGTNDASQWTKFSESPTSTAAIAAAAAAPTVSSPGLKPALFDMKRTAQDVGSNPQILHPVPLRVTPIGAALGGAAEQSSSQLTNDMDGVVVLREESPKALVTTSAIASTTTTTQLNNSNNQTTNTHRESSDLRAIQRPQAKKLPAKNIGALPPPPQREPSIGSMGMGDAPEPAAAAFAATTVALKKEPPPLPPPRPHRHTRSSSLDLNKFKMGAAAAQQPELDGSEQQQHSLPPTAPPPPASVAPVRISLQTQRISAFEVYRKPQTPAPLLPPAEAATLPSQLPSAEHFEKRVNAISDSLRHVSFKHNQSSTTELLQRLREQNNSLLHLCNDLSDELLTVQTRKEELRHKLENLQAAEATGTRAGSSISAPVTANVTGGSGGSHTNV comes from the exons ATGGAAGAGGTTACACTTACCGAGCCCGAGACACGTTTTTACAACGAACTATTTCAATGCTGCGACGTGGAAAAGACAGGCAAGGTGCCCATGCTAAAGGCCACAGAGCTATTTCGCTCTGCAGACATTGCCAACGAGACGGTGATTGAG ATAACCGCCTTGGCAGGCATACCCTTGACTGCATTGCATATCTCACGTGCGCAGTTTTATTCCTGTCTCAAGCTAATTGCAGCGCATCAGGCGGCGGTGCCTTTGCGTCAGGAGCTCATAGTCGCCACAGTGCCATTGCCGTTACCACACTTCAGCTGGAAAGAAGCCGCTACTGCAGCCATAAGCAACTCTGAGAATGGTATAGGTGTGCTGCCGCCCCCACCTCCCACAGATCGTCGCAACTCGCTGCGTCGCaactcacagcagcagcaacaacaacaacagcagcaagagcaactgcAGGATACCTCGGATGTGCCCAGCACAGACTCCGAGGTGGATCAGAATGAGTCTAGCTGCGGTGGTGATTTCGATGAGCGAACGGGCGCTGATGTAGTCTTTGCGGGTAGTAGCAGCAGTCGCGAAACA CGTCGACGTGGCACTGGCGGCTCGCCAGAGGCCTGGAGCACCAATAGCGACAGTCCCACGCCTACAAACAGCGTGGCTGAGCGACCTTGGGCGCAGGATACGCTCTGGCAGGGACTGCTTGGAGATGAGCATCGCCAGCTGTTGGGCACCGAAGAGGAATCTTCAGATCGCCACAGCAGTGACGATGATGACAACGATCATGAAAACGAGCTGGTTACGCTATATCAAATAACACCCGAGCAGCGCGATTactattataaacaatttcgaGCAGTGCAACGTGATCCGCATGGTCTGCTCTCCGGGCAGGCGGCGCGTGTGTTTTTCGAAAAGAGCCGCATACCAGTGGAGGAGCTGCGTCACATCTGGCAACTGTGCGATGTGTCACGCGATGGCGCGCTCAGTCTGTCCGAGTTTACGGCCGCCATGCATCTGGTGGTGCTGCGTAGGAATAATATTCCACTACCGAGCAGTTTGCCGCACTGTCTGCATCCCAATGTGCTGGCCAATACAACAACGacatcgtcgtcatcatcatcatcaaataTGGCACACATACCTCAAGAGCCGCCCGAGGCTGATCTCCTGCACTTGAACGATGACGATGAAGATGAGCATACGGACAATACAATCATTAGCAGCACGCAGGCCAAGCCGCAACCAGATAAGAATATTATGAATCTAAGCCAGATATCGACAACGTCTCaggcaagcaacagcagcgccaggcGAGAGGTGGTAAATACATCGCCAGCACACAAGCACCGCAGCACTTCGAATTCCCCCAATGCGGAGCAAGCCATAACCAGCACaactggcgctgctgcagcggctgcaacAATAGCAGCGCCATCGGCCACAGGCACCAACGATGCCAGCCAGTGGACAAAGTTTAGTGAATCTCCCACTAGCACAGCAGCtatagctgcagcagctgcggcgccAACTGTCTCTAGTCCCGGTCTGAAGCCAGCGCTGTTTGATATGAAACGCACAGCACAGGATGTGGGCTCCAATCCGCAGATACTGCATCCAGTGCCGCTGCGTGTAACGCCCATAG GTGCAGCACTGGGCGGCGCGGCTGAACAATCAAGCTCGCAGCTTACAAATGATATGGATGGTGTTGTTGTGCTGCGAGAGGAGAGCCCTAAGGCGCTGGTAACAACTTCGGCCATTgcctcaacaacaacaacgactcAATTAAACAACAGTAACAATCAAACGACAAACACACATCGTGAGAGCAGCGATCTGCGCGCAATACAGCGTCCACAAGCCAAGAAGCTGCCGGCTAAAAATATTGGTGCACTACCACCGCCGCCACAACGTGAGCCCAGCATTGGCTCCATGGGAATGGGCGATGCACCAGAgccggcggctgctgctttcgcCGCAACTACAGTGGCGCTCAAAAAGGAGCCACCTCCATTGCCGCCACCTCGGCCACATCGACATACGCGCAGTAGCAGCTTggatttaaacaaattcaagatgggcgcagctgctgcacaacaGCCAGAG CTTGATGGctcggagcagcagcaacattcgtTGCCACCAACAGCGCCACCGCCTCCGGCCTCTGTGGCGCCCGTACGCATCTCGTTGCAGACACAACGAATTTCTGCTTTTGAAGTTTATCGCAAGCCACAAACGCCGGCGCCTCTACTGCCGCCAGCCGAAGCAGCCACACTGCCATCGCAACTGCCTAGCGCCGAGCATTTCGAGAAGCGTGTGAATGCCATAAGCGATTCTCTACGTCATGTGTCCTTCAAGCATAATCAGTCAAGCACTACGGAGCTGTTGCAGCGACTACGTGAGCAAAATAATTCGCTGCTTCATCTATGCAATGATCTCAGTGACGAGCTGCTTACCGTGCAGACGCGCAAGGAGGAGCTGCGTCACAAGCTGGAAAATTTGCAAGCTGCGGAAGCAACGGGCACACGTGCCGGCTCATCTATATCGGCGCCTGTAACGGCCAACGTAACCGGCGGCTCTGGCGGCTCTCATACAAATGTTTAA
- the LOC108608543 gene encoding ralBP1-associated Eps domain-containing protein 2 isoform X2, which produces MEEVTLTEPETRFYNELFQCCDVEKTGKVPMLKATELFRSADIANETVIEITALAGIPLTALHISRAQFYSCLKLIAAHQAAVPLRQELIVATVPLPLPHFSWKEAATAAISNSENGIGVLPPPPPTDRRNSLRRNSQQQQQQQQQQEQLQDTSDVPSTDSEVDQNESSCGGDFDERTGADVVFAGSSSSRETRRRGTGGSPEAWSTNSDSPTPTNSVAERPWAQDTLWQGLLGDEHRQLLGTEEESSDRHSSDDDDNDHENELVTLYQITPEQRDYYYKQFRAVQRDPHGLLSGQAARVFFEKSRIPVEELRHIWQLCDVSRDGALSLSEFTAAMHLVVLRRNNIPLPSSLPHCLHPNVLANTTTTSSSSSSSNMAHIPQEPPEADLLHLNDDDEDEHTDNTIISSTQAKPQPDKNIMNLSQISTTSQASNSSARREVVNTSPAHKHRSTSNSPNAEQAITSTTGAAAAAATIAAPSATGTNDASQWTKFSESPTSTAAIAAAAAAPTVSSPGLKPALFDMKRTAQDVGSNPQILHPVPLRVTPIGAALGGAAEQSSSQLTNDMDGVVVLREESPKALVTTSAIASTTTTTQLNNSNNQTTNTHRESSDLRAIQRPQAKKLPAKNIGALPPPPQREPSIGSMGMGDAPEPAAAAFAATTVALKKEPPPLPPPRPHRHTRSSSLDLNKFKMGAAAAQQPEIIAQASFDMQTSTGFADFTHFAEDANVLDGSEQQQHSLPPTAPPPPASVAPVRISLQTQRISAFEVYRKPQTPAPLLPPAEAATLPSQLPSAEHFEKRVNAISDSLRHVSFKHNQSSTTELLQRLREQNNSLLHLCNDLSDELLTVQTRKEELRHKLENLQAAEATGTRAGSSISAPVTANVTGGSGGSHTNV; this is translated from the exons ATGGAAGAGGTTACACTTACCGAGCCCGAGACACGTTTTTACAACGAACTATTTCAATGCTGCGACGTGGAAAAGACAGGCAAGGTGCCCATGCTAAAGGCCACAGAGCTATTTCGCTCTGCAGACATTGCCAACGAGACGGTGATTGAG ATAACCGCCTTGGCAGGCATACCCTTGACTGCATTGCATATCTCACGTGCGCAGTTTTATTCCTGTCTCAAGCTAATTGCAGCGCATCAGGCGGCGGTGCCTTTGCGTCAGGAGCTCATAGTCGCCACAGTGCCATTGCCGTTACCACACTTCAGCTGGAAAGAAGCCGCTACTGCAGCCATAAGCAACTCTGAGAATGGTATAGGTGTGCTGCCGCCCCCACCTCCCACAGATCGTCGCAACTCGCTGCGTCGCaactcacagcagcagcaacaacaacaacagcagcaagagcaactgcAGGATACCTCGGATGTGCCCAGCACAGACTCCGAGGTGGATCAGAATGAGTCTAGCTGCGGTGGTGATTTCGATGAGCGAACGGGCGCTGATGTAGTCTTTGCGGGTAGTAGCAGCAGTCGCGAAACA CGTCGACGTGGCACTGGCGGCTCGCCAGAGGCCTGGAGCACCAATAGCGACAGTCCCACGCCTACAAACAGCGTGGCTGAGCGACCTTGGGCGCAGGATACGCTCTGGCAGGGACTGCTTGGAGATGAGCATCGCCAGCTGTTGGGCACCGAAGAGGAATCTTCAGATCGCCACAGCAGTGACGATGATGACAACGATCATGAAAACGAGCTGGTTACGCTATATCAAATAACACCCGAGCAGCGCGATTactattataaacaatttcgaGCAGTGCAACGTGATCCGCATGGTCTGCTCTCCGGGCAGGCGGCGCGTGTGTTTTTCGAAAAGAGCCGCATACCAGTGGAGGAGCTGCGTCACATCTGGCAACTGTGCGATGTGTCACGCGATGGCGCGCTCAGTCTGTCCGAGTTTACGGCCGCCATGCATCTGGTGGTGCTGCGTAGGAATAATATTCCACTACCGAGCAGTTTGCCGCACTGTCTGCATCCCAATGTGCTGGCCAATACAACAACGacatcgtcgtcatcatcatcatcaaataTGGCACACATACCTCAAGAGCCGCCCGAGGCTGATCTCCTGCACTTGAACGATGACGATGAAGATGAGCATACGGACAATACAATCATTAGCAGCACGCAGGCCAAGCCGCAACCAGATAAGAATATTATGAATCTAAGCCAGATATCGACAACGTCTCaggcaagcaacagcagcgccaggcGAGAGGTGGTAAATACATCGCCAGCACACAAGCACCGCAGCACTTCGAATTCCCCCAATGCGGAGCAAGCCATAACCAGCACaactggcgctgctgcagcggctgcaacAATAGCAGCGCCATCGGCCACAGGCACCAACGATGCCAGCCAGTGGACAAAGTTTAGTGAATCTCCCACTAGCACAGCAGCtatagctgcagcagctgcggcgccAACTGTCTCTAGTCCCGGTCTGAAGCCAGCGCTGTTTGATATGAAACGCACAGCACAGGATGTGGGCTCCAATCCGCAGATACTGCATCCAGTGCCGCTGCGTGTAACGCCCATAG GTGCAGCACTGGGCGGCGCGGCTGAACAATCAAGCTCGCAGCTTACAAATGATATGGATGGTGTTGTTGTGCTGCGAGAGGAGAGCCCTAAGGCGCTGGTAACAACTTCGGCCATTgcctcaacaacaacaacgactcAATTAAACAACAGTAACAATCAAACGACAAACACACATCGTGAGAGCAGCGATCTGCGCGCAATACAGCGTCCACAAGCCAAGAAGCTGCCGGCTAAAAATATTGGTGCACTACCACCGCCGCCACAACGTGAGCCCAGCATTGGCTCCATGGGAATGGGCGATGCACCAGAgccggcggctgctgctttcgcCGCAACTACAGTGGCGCTCAAAAAGGAGCCACCTCCATTGCCGCCACCTCGGCCACATCGACATACGCGCAGTAGCAGCTTggatttaaacaaattcaagatgggcgcagctgctgcacaacaGCCAGAG ATAATCGCGCAAGCCAGCTTCGATATGCAAACCTCCACAGGCTTTGCCGATTTCACACACTTTGCCGAAGATGCAAATGTT CTTGATGGctcggagcagcagcaacattcgtTGCCACCAACAGCGCCACCGCCTCCGGCCTCTGTGGCGCCCGTACGCATCTCGTTGCAGACACAACGAATTTCTGCTTTTGAAGTTTATCGCAAGCCACAAACGCCGGCGCCTCTACTGCCGCCAGCCGAAGCAGCCACACTGCCATCGCAACTGCCTAGCGCCGAGCATTTCGAGAAGCGTGTGAATGCCATAAGCGATTCTCTACGTCATGTGTCCTTCAAGCATAATCAGTCAAGCACTACGGAGCTGTTGCAGCGACTACGTGAGCAAAATAATTCGCTGCTTCATCTATGCAATGATCTCAGTGACGAGCTGCTTACCGTGCAGACGCGCAAGGAGGAGCTGCGTCACAAGCTGGAAAATTTGCAAGCTGCGGAAGCAACGGGCACACGTGCCGGCTCATCTATATCGGCGCCTGTAACGGCCAACGTAACCGGCGGCTCTGGCGGCTCTCATACAAATGTTTAA
- the LOC108608543 gene encoding ralBP1-associated Eps domain-containing protein 1 isoform X1, with protein MEEVTLTEPETRFYNELFQCCDVEKTGKVPMLKATELFRSADIANETVIEITALAGIPLTALHISRAQFYSCLKLIAAHQAAVPLRQELIVATVPLPLPHFSWKEAATAAISNSENGIGVLPPPPPTDRRNSLRRNSQQQQQQQQQQEQLQDTSDVPSTDSEVDQNESSCGGDFDERTGADVVFAGSSSSRETRRRGTGGSPEAWSTNSDSPTPTNSVAERPWAQDTLWQGLLGDEHRQLLGTEEESSDRHSSDDDDNDHENELVTLYQITPEQRDYYYKQFRAVQRDPHGLLSGQAARVFFEKSRIPVEELRHIWQLCDVSRDGALSLSEFTAAMHLVVLRRNNIPLPSSLPHCLHPNVLANTTTTSSSSSSSNMAHIPQEPPEADLLHLNDDDEDEHTDNTIISSTQAKPQPDKNIMNLSQISTTSQASNSSARREVVNTSPAHKHRSTSNSPNAEQAITSTTGAAAAAATIAAPSATGTNDASQWTKFSESPTSTAAIAAAAAAPTVSSPGLKPALFDMKRTAQDVGSNPQILHPVPLRVTPIGAALGGAAEQSSSQLTNDMDGVVVLREESPKALVTTSAIASTTTTTQLNNSNNQTTNTHRESSDLRAIQRPQAKKLPAKNIGALPPPPQREPSIGSMGMGDAPEPAAAAFAATTVALKKEPPPLPPPRPHRHTRSSSLDLNKFKMGAAAAQQPEIIAQASFDMQTSTGFADFTHFAEDANVVSLSIVLSNAQIGRSFTSVMPTKFNNFANNSFQLLFVAQSTNRLYILQLDGSEQQQHSLPPTAPPPPASVAPVRISLQTQRISAFEVYRKPQTPAPLLPPAEAATLPSQLPSAEHFEKRVNAISDSLRHVSFKHNQSSTTELLQRLREQNNSLLHLCNDLSDELLTVQTRKEELRHKLENLQAAEATGTRAGSSISAPVTANVTGGSGGSHTNV; from the exons ATGGAAGAGGTTACACTTACCGAGCCCGAGACACGTTTTTACAACGAACTATTTCAATGCTGCGACGTGGAAAAGACAGGCAAGGTGCCCATGCTAAAGGCCACAGAGCTATTTCGCTCTGCAGACATTGCCAACGAGACGGTGATTGAG ATAACCGCCTTGGCAGGCATACCCTTGACTGCATTGCATATCTCACGTGCGCAGTTTTATTCCTGTCTCAAGCTAATTGCAGCGCATCAGGCGGCGGTGCCTTTGCGTCAGGAGCTCATAGTCGCCACAGTGCCATTGCCGTTACCACACTTCAGCTGGAAAGAAGCCGCTACTGCAGCCATAAGCAACTCTGAGAATGGTATAGGTGTGCTGCCGCCCCCACCTCCCACAGATCGTCGCAACTCGCTGCGTCGCaactcacagcagcagcaacaacaacaacagcagcaagagcaactgcAGGATACCTCGGATGTGCCCAGCACAGACTCCGAGGTGGATCAGAATGAGTCTAGCTGCGGTGGTGATTTCGATGAGCGAACGGGCGCTGATGTAGTCTTTGCGGGTAGTAGCAGCAGTCGCGAAACA CGTCGACGTGGCACTGGCGGCTCGCCAGAGGCCTGGAGCACCAATAGCGACAGTCCCACGCCTACAAACAGCGTGGCTGAGCGACCTTGGGCGCAGGATACGCTCTGGCAGGGACTGCTTGGAGATGAGCATCGCCAGCTGTTGGGCACCGAAGAGGAATCTTCAGATCGCCACAGCAGTGACGATGATGACAACGATCATGAAAACGAGCTGGTTACGCTATATCAAATAACACCCGAGCAGCGCGATTactattataaacaatttcgaGCAGTGCAACGTGATCCGCATGGTCTGCTCTCCGGGCAGGCGGCGCGTGTGTTTTTCGAAAAGAGCCGCATACCAGTGGAGGAGCTGCGTCACATCTGGCAACTGTGCGATGTGTCACGCGATGGCGCGCTCAGTCTGTCCGAGTTTACGGCCGCCATGCATCTGGTGGTGCTGCGTAGGAATAATATTCCACTACCGAGCAGTTTGCCGCACTGTCTGCATCCCAATGTGCTGGCCAATACAACAACGacatcgtcgtcatcatcatcatcaaataTGGCACACATACCTCAAGAGCCGCCCGAGGCTGATCTCCTGCACTTGAACGATGACGATGAAGATGAGCATACGGACAATACAATCATTAGCAGCACGCAGGCCAAGCCGCAACCAGATAAGAATATTATGAATCTAAGCCAGATATCGACAACGTCTCaggcaagcaacagcagcgccaggcGAGAGGTGGTAAATACATCGCCAGCACACAAGCACCGCAGCACTTCGAATTCCCCCAATGCGGAGCAAGCCATAACCAGCACaactggcgctgctgcagcggctgcaacAATAGCAGCGCCATCGGCCACAGGCACCAACGATGCCAGCCAGTGGACAAAGTTTAGTGAATCTCCCACTAGCACAGCAGCtatagctgcagcagctgcggcgccAACTGTCTCTAGTCCCGGTCTGAAGCCAGCGCTGTTTGATATGAAACGCACAGCACAGGATGTGGGCTCCAATCCGCAGATACTGCATCCAGTGCCGCTGCGTGTAACGCCCATAG GTGCAGCACTGGGCGGCGCGGCTGAACAATCAAGCTCGCAGCTTACAAATGATATGGATGGTGTTGTTGTGCTGCGAGAGGAGAGCCCTAAGGCGCTGGTAACAACTTCGGCCATTgcctcaacaacaacaacgactcAATTAAACAACAGTAACAATCAAACGACAAACACACATCGTGAGAGCAGCGATCTGCGCGCAATACAGCGTCCACAAGCCAAGAAGCTGCCGGCTAAAAATATTGGTGCACTACCACCGCCGCCACAACGTGAGCCCAGCATTGGCTCCATGGGAATGGGCGATGCACCAGAgccggcggctgctgctttcgcCGCAACTACAGTGGCGCTCAAAAAGGAGCCACCTCCATTGCCGCCACCTCGGCCACATCGACATACGCGCAGTAGCAGCTTggatttaaacaaattcaagatgggcgcagctgctgcacaacaGCCAGAG ATAATCGCGCAAGCCAGCTTCGATATGCAAACCTCCACAGGCTTTGCCGATTTCACACACTTTGCCGAAGATGCAAATGTTGTAAGTCTATCAATTGTCTTGTCTAACGCTCAAATTGGCCGTAGCTTCACTAGTGTTATGCCTACAAAATTCAACAACTTTGCAAACAATTCTTTTCAGCTGCTTTTTGTGGCACAATCAACTAATCGACTTTATATCTTGCAGCTTGATGGctcggagcagcagcaacattcgtTGCCACCAACAGCGCCACCGCCTCCGGCCTCTGTGGCGCCCGTACGCATCTCGTTGCAGACACAACGAATTTCTGCTTTTGAAGTTTATCGCAAGCCACAAACGCCGGCGCCTCTACTGCCGCCAGCCGAAGCAGCCACACTGCCATCGCAACTGCCTAGCGCCGAGCATTTCGAGAAGCGTGTGAATGCCATAAGCGATTCTCTACGTCATGTGTCCTTCAAGCATAATCAGTCAAGCACTACGGAGCTGTTGCAGCGACTACGTGAGCAAAATAATTCGCTGCTTCATCTATGCAATGATCTCAGTGACGAGCTGCTTACCGTGCAGACGCGCAAGGAGGAGCTGCGTCACAAGCTGGAAAATTTGCAAGCTGCGGAAGCAACGGGCACACGTGCCGGCTCATCTATATCGGCGCCTGTAACGGCCAACGTAACCGGCGGCTCTGGCGGCTCTCATACAAATGTTTAA